One Streptomyces sp. B21-105 genomic region harbors:
- a CDS encoding RICIN domain-containing protein translates to MPDTTSHRTPPPRTRWRISLATLLTLLGSLAALLVPATQAQAATVTFTTGAARTDQNGNTLQLHGLGIIKVGSTWFGFGEDKTGETSADTSFQDITCYSSTDLANWTYQGQALSRQASGDLGPSRVVERPKVIFNASTGTYVMYMHIDSTTYAEARVGVATSSTPCGPYTYRGSFRPMGNLSRDLGLFQDTDGTGYLLSEDRNNGLRVYKLSADYLSVDSVVTTLGSGGSSGSVESPAMVKINGMYYVFGSHLTGWSLNDNIYATATSLSGPWSAFRNFAAPGTKTYGSQTANVITVQGTSGTTYIYAGDRWDTANLGASKLIWLPLTIRGTTVNLGQYPTWSLDAAAGTWTAGSGIPSEGVHTLKNVSSSMVMDVSSGSTAAGAKIIQWASNGGANQQWTLTRVADNIFTLKSVKSGLCLDVPDKATTAGVQLHQWTCNGGTNQQWALDLTGSYTGSNYMLVGIGSGLHIGVAGSTAQGAAVDQELGGSASVNSETWTLS, encoded by the coding sequence ATGCCAGACACCACATCACACCGCACACCCCCACCGCGCACCAGATGGCGGATATCCCTCGCCACGCTCCTGACCCTGCTCGGCAGCCTCGCCGCCCTGCTCGTACCCGCCACGCAGGCACAGGCAGCCACGGTGACCTTCACCACGGGTGCCGCGCGCACCGACCAGAACGGCAACACGCTCCAGCTGCACGGTCTGGGCATCATCAAGGTGGGCAGCACCTGGTTCGGCTTCGGTGAGGACAAGACCGGCGAGACGTCCGCGGACACGTCGTTCCAGGACATCACCTGCTACTCCTCCACCGACCTCGCCAACTGGACGTACCAGGGCCAGGCGCTGAGTCGGCAGGCCAGCGGTGACCTGGGCCCGAGCCGTGTCGTGGAGCGGCCGAAGGTCATTTTCAACGCGTCGACCGGCACGTACGTGATGTACATGCACATCGACAGCACCACCTACGCCGAGGCCAGGGTCGGTGTGGCCACGAGCAGCACACCGTGCGGGCCGTACACCTACCGGGGCAGCTTCAGGCCGATGGGCAACCTCAGCCGTGACCTCGGCCTGTTCCAGGACACCGACGGCACCGGCTATCTGCTGAGCGAGGACCGCAACAACGGCCTGCGCGTCTACAAGCTGTCCGCCGACTACCTGTCCGTCGACAGCGTGGTGACGACCCTGGGCAGCGGCGGCAGCAGCGGCAGCGTCGAGTCGCCCGCCATGGTGAAGATCAACGGCATGTACTACGTCTTCGGCTCCCACCTGACCGGCTGGAGCCTGAACGACAACATCTACGCCACCGCCACCTCGCTGAGCGGCCCCTGGTCGGCGTTCCGGAACTTTGCCGCCCCCGGCACCAAGACCTACGGCAGCCAGACGGCGAACGTCATCACGGTCCAGGGCACCTCCGGCACCACCTACATCTACGCCGGCGACCGCTGGGACACCGCCAACCTGGGCGCTTCGAAGCTGATCTGGCTGCCGCTGACCATCAGGGGCACGACGGTGAACCTCGGCCAGTACCCGACCTGGTCCCTCGACGCCGCCGCCGGCACCTGGACAGCCGGCAGCGGGATCCCGTCGGAGGGGGTCCACACGCTGAAGAACGTCAGCAGTTCGATGGTGATGGACGTCTCCAGCGGTTCCACCGCGGCCGGCGCCAAGATCATCCAGTGGGCGTCCAACGGCGGTGCCAACCAGCAGTGGACCCTCACCCGGGTGGCGGACAACATCTTCACGCTCAAGAGCGTCAAGAGCGGCCTGTGCCTGGACGTCCCCGACAAGGCGACCACCGCCGGCGTCCAGTTGCACCAGTGGACCTGCAACGGCGGGACGAACCAGCAGTGGGCCCTCGACCTGACCGGCAGTTACACCGGCAGCAACTACATGCTGGTGGGCATCGGCAGCGGCCTGCACATCGGCGTCGCGGGCTCCACCGCCCAGGGAGCGGCGGTGGACCAGGAGCTCGGCGGCAG